AATTGCGCAAGTACTTCAATCAGCACAAGCCGATCCCGAACAGTCTGTCATTCAATTACTCGCGGCAGTAGAAGAAAAAGGCATTAGCCATCAGGACAACACCACGATTATTGTTGTTCGCTCAGAAAATGAAGCGAGCGTCACTTCAACGCCTCCGGAACAAGCAAACGAAGAACTTCAAGTAACGTCTGAACAGGCACCGAAAACGCAAGTCGAAATACCCCAAAAAAGTAGCGGCCAGCCTGCTAAGAAAAGTTCGTCAAAAGTGTGGGTATGGTTGCTCCTCATCGGGGTAGTGGCTGCCATTTTGTGGATTGCAAGCCCGGAACTAAGAACCTTCGTTTTCGATTTGGTTGAAAAATATACGAATGCGTAAAACATGGGTGAGATAGCGGTGAACGAACGCTCGAGAAGTTATGAAAACGCATCACAGCGTGCGGCATTACAAATAGAAAGCACTAGTGTGGGAGATGTCTGTTTTCTTACGGATCGTGGCGGTCGAAGTGAAAATCAAGATGCCTGGGGGGCCTGCGAAAGTGTCGCCGGCACGCAGGTTTATGCCGTCGCTGATGGTCTTGGCGGCCATCAAGGAGGGCGGATCGCGGCGCAGGCAGCCATTGAGGGCATATTAAATTACGCCCAGGCGCAAACACAATCGCTGCTGAATCACGAGAGTTTAACTGCACTCTTTGCACACGCTCAAGCGAGTATTAGAGAACAACAAAATCAATTTCCAACGCTTGAGTCAATGCGCTCTACCTTGGTGGTTTTGGTTATTGAAGCGGGGCAAGCTGTTTGGGCACATGTAGGTGACGTGCGTTTGTACCTTATGCGAAACCATAAAATTGAATTTCA
This genomic interval from Idiomarinaceae bacterium HL-53 contains the following:
- a CDS encoding Serine/threonine protein phosphatase PrpC; its protein translation is MNERSRSYENASQRAALQIESTSVGDVCFLTDRGGRSENQDAWGACESVAGTQVYAVADGLGGHQGGRIAAQAAIEGILNYAQAQTQSLLNHESLTALFAHAQASIREQQNQFPTLESMRSTLVVLVIEAGQAVWAHVGDVRLYLMRNHKIEFQTKDQSVPQLMVDTGEIAAEDIRQHPDRSRLLQALGKPDDQYKIAFQAEPKQLASDDQFILCTDGFWEWVIENEMLAALEKETVEQATEILERTLQSRAQSEEDDFDNYTFLLIRCSKIESEPSKWSATRLVSSFFKPKVNRRSS